In the Heliangelus exortis chromosome W unlocalized genomic scaffold, bHelExo1.hap1 SUPER_W_unloc_1, whole genome shotgun sequence genome, one interval contains:
- the LOC139790530 gene encoding uncharacterized protein: protein MIAASVGQLNLVQVLLSYGANISHEDTDGNTAEDYADLHGYWSLSQYLAKMENTSEAPAGDAQGDNILKILRIPERAGAAGELEAKTDQENRGEAPACDPEDPSIVITAEDAGAAPFLWGAPAVDRGATDDLCEGGSIRSSEEEGNDDTWSDSEESICFSPKVKKEQKPNLLELWNIFLEYGKAGLQAELEALQKEKAEEGHWTSLCGSQVLCVKDREVAMVGLGRVGGRSRSS from the exons atgattgctgcttctgttgggcaGCTGAATTTGGTCCAAGTTCTCCTTTCTTACGGTGCCaatatttcccatgaagacactgATGGGAACACAGCTGAGGATTATGCTGATCTTCATGGGTATTGGAG tctGAGTCAATATCTGGCAAAAATGGAGAACACATcagaagctcctgcaggggatgctCAAGGTGACAACATACTCAAGATACTTCGAATTCCTGAgcgggcaggagctgctggagagctggaagcaaaaACAGACCAGGAGAACAGAGGAGAAGCTCCTGCATGTGATCCAGAAGATCCCAGCATAGTCATCACTGCTGAGGACgcaggagctgctccatttCTGTGGGGTGCAcctgctgtggacagaggag CCACAGATGACCTTTGTGAAGGAGGCTCAATAAG gagttctgaggaggaggggaatgATGATACTTGGAGTGATTCTGAAGAATCCATCTGTTTTAGCCCCAAG gtCAAGAAGGAGCAGAAGCCAAACTTGTTGGAGTTATGGAACATTTTCCTGGAGTACGGGAAAGCTG gtctccaggcagagctggaagctctgcagaaggagaaagctgaggaaggtCACTGGACATCTCTGTGTGGTTCTcaggtactttgtgtgaaggacagggaggttgccatggtggggctggggagggtaggagggagatccaggagcagctga